The Rhizobium favelukesii DNA segment GGTCAGCTCTGCAAAAATTCCCACGGTACCTTGAGTACGGAGAGATTGATGTCCGAAACGATGTATCCATCGTCCACCCGGGAGTTTGCACAGAAGCGTCGCGAACTGGCGCCTGAGACTGAGGCCGCCTTCCAGGCGTTTAGCCAGAAGGTCTTTGCCGAGGGCGCCTTGCCTACAAAGGTCAAGCAGCTCATTGCCGTCGCCGTCGCGCATGTCACGCAATGTCCCTATTGCATTCGAGGTCATACTAAAGCGGCCCTTCGACAGGGAGCCTCGCGCGAGGAATTGATGGAGGCGATCTGGGTCGCAGCCGAGATGCGGGCCGGCGGCGCCTACGCTCATGCAACCCTTGCAATAGCGGAAATGGAGACATCAGCGTCGCCAAAGAATACGTGAGCACAACATCAAGAGAAGTCGGTGCGTTAGCGGCGATAACGGCATCGACGCTAACGGGGACGATCGCCTTGCCGACATCGCCCGCCGCATTGGCTCTCGCCGACCTCAACTCTTAAATGCCGGCGCGCTTGAATAAATCGGTCGATCGAAAAGGCCGGGCTATCTTCCTCGCATGTTCGGGCGTGCGCTGGAGCTTGACGAAGATAACCCGAAGGCAAAGGAGGAACGACCATGCTGTCGACGGAGCGGGATTTCAAGCGAGGCGGTGAACACATGGCCATCCCCACGCAAGGCGAAATTGAAGGAAAGCTGCTGGTGTTCGAAGTGGTTGCCGTCGCTTGTTTGGAAGAACTTCTGAAACACGAGCACACGCATACGATTTCCAAAGTCCGACGGCGGGTCTTGCACGATCTTAAGGAAAGATGCCGGCCGCTCAAGTTACGTGCGGAGGACGAGAAGGCTACGATCGACTATGCATTGGGCGTGCTCGACGCGGCTGTGGCAGCAGCGTGCTCCCGGTAGTGTTTCAGCCAAAGGAGGTCGCTCATCAAGGAATGCCGGCCATCGATTATGAAGATCGGAAGGGCGCAATAACCAGACGTCCCCTTAACCATCGCGGGCTAGCCGGAAAACCTCGTGACCAGAGCTTCACGCGGTTGTCAGAAATGCTGCCTGAGCCGCGGGCTCCAACCGTGAAAGCTATCGAAAGCTGTGAGAGAGATGGGCAGATGGAGCTTGATCAAGCTTACGATTCCATGCGGCGAGGTGTCGATCTCAAGCCAAGTTCTGAAAGGTATTTGAAGGCGAAGCTCGCGTCTGGCTCATATCTACTCCCACGCAACATCAAGGGTCAGTTCGAGGCTGGAATGAGGCGCGGCTTGCCGTGACAAAGTGGCCGATATCGGGACGCGGGGGAATACTGACCCTGTGATGTAGGCAGCGTCGCTCCGACGAAATCACGTCGGTACGACGGCATCAGACCGCGGCTCGTCCGATGTTTCGACGACGCTGGCGTCCCGGATGAGCCCATACTTGACCTGCGTGACTTTGAGGTCACGATACCAATCCACCAATGCTCCCCAAGGGTCAGAGATCCTGTTGAGGCCGACAATGAAGGCCACGACAGTTCCAATCTCTGTTTTGCCAGTGATGACGTAGTAGCCGCCAAGCGCGAATATTCCGGCGAATCCGAGGTGAAGCATTAGGTTGATCAGGAAATTCAATGAATATTTGAGCTTGTAAATGCTCATGTTCGTTGAGAACAGCCTTTGAACATGGGCCGCCTGGTTGTTCGATGCTTTCGGTGAGGAATCGTGCTCCACCATTTCTTCGCTGAGGTGTCGCATGACCGTTATCTTCGTCTTGGCACGTTGATTGATGAGGCTCTGCAGAATAGGGACGAGGATAACCTGGGGAATGAATACCGCTGCGACAGCCAGCGCCAGGAACGGCTGCAGATAGATCATGTAGCTGCCGACGGCCGCAAGAACACCCACTTGAAGGACAGGCTCGGAGATGCTGGTGCCGATAAATCCGCCGACCGGCTCGGCCTCGGCGAGCACGATGGATATTTCAACGCCTTCCGCCAGCGTCGTCTGTTCATCCACGCGCTGCTTTCGCGCGTCAAGAACCGCCATCCGCAGCCAGCGGATGGCCACTTCGCCAATCCAGCCACGATAGATGTTAAGAACCAGCTTCACACCCCCTTCGGTCAGAACGAGTGCGAGGTAGGCCAATGCCAACACCAGGATACTATTGACGCCAGAGCCTTCCGCTGCGCCGTTGATGATCCTTCTCTGAACCTCGAGCGGCAGGATACTGACGGTAAAGAGGAAGATCGAAAGCAGGAGCAGCATTGTCTGATGGACGCTACCCATCGTGAAGATGAAGCCGGTGAGCGTGCGCGGCATGGCACTTTCCGTCCGGGATCCAGTGTGCGGTTCCCTTGCGTCTGTGGCTGGCTGGGCTTGCAACGTGCTCTCGGCTCTCATCCTGACACTCTCCAAGCGGCGAGGTCAAATTAGCCCTCACAGAGCATTTCATTGACCTATTGCAACTGCGATCGCCGTCGAAGGCGAACTGACGGATCGAGGCCAACCGTCCCGATTCGACCCAACCGTCTGTCGATGAAGATGGGGCCTTTCGCTATCGGAAAGAGCCTTCACAGAAGGCTACTATATCCCACAGCCTGTTTCGAACTTTTCCGGCTGCAGCCCAAGAGACGAGTGTTTGGGTAAGTGAACTTTCAAAGCGTCTCCGCTGAAAATTTCTCCTCATCCCGGCCCAGAGTCTGGAGATGGAAAGGAACACAACCGCTGTGTGGCCAGCGACCCGGGACGCGAGCTCGGATACCGAAACGCGGCGCCCGCCCAAGTGAAGTCAACAAGGCCGGGCAACAGCGAATACCTTAACCTGACGACGTCACTTACGGAACTCGGTCGGATGCAACTATGCCGCCTTCGTTTTCCAGTATGGAGATACGTTTAGCTTCAGATTTTGTGAATTTCAGGCGCACACCGATGCCGCGGCCGTTATCAGAAATGAAGACAGCGCCGGCGGTTTCCAAAGCTGATTGCAGGGCAAACACATCATCCTCACTTGGTTTCGCGAGTTTGCGCTCAAAATGCACGATGGTTTCGATGCTAACGCCGGCAGATATTGCGAGACGCTCGCGCGAGAAGTCGATAAGTGCCCGTGCTGCACGACATTGGGAGCCAGTGATCATAATTTACTCTCCGTTGAAGAACACGATCGCCCAAGTGGGCACCGTAAGGTGGCCTGACGAACGCTCGCTGCAACTATCGCTCGGTCTGATTGCAAACGCGAACTCACCTTTAAATGCGCTATGACATTCCGGTAACTGCTAAAACCGTCAGCTTATGCTGCCGATCATCTCGTGCGGTCCAGTGCATCGTCTGGCCCGCTGCCAGACCGAGAAGGGCAGTCCCGATGGGAGTGAGGATGGATATCTTTCCTTCGGAAATATCAGCGTCTTTCGGGAAAACAAGGGTGACTCTCCGCGCATCTCCGGTGTCAGTCTCATACTCTACCGTCGATCCCATGCGCACGACATTCCAGGGCACCGAGACGTCGGCAACCACGCGTGCACGTTCGAGCTCACGTAAAAGACCATCGGAAATCTCGGGAAGGCGGCCAGCGCCGCCAAACACAAGATTGTTCAATCGCTCGTGATCTGTCTCGCCAATCACGATTGACGGCATTCGTGGGTTCTTGACGTGTTTCTTCATTTTTTGCTTACGCCTCTTTTTTGGTTCAACTAAGCGACACCCAGGTAGCGGCTCGGTCGGAGATGGAGCGCTCGTTAGTCGCTCTTTGGTCACCGTCCAGGATTGCCATTACCTCGTCGGAGGACCGTGCCAGTCGCAATCCCTTCCTAATTCGAGGTGCTCGAACTACCCGGCATAGTTGGGCAAGCGCAGGCAGGAAGGTGGCAGCGGCAACGCGAGGCCAAAGCAGGGTGAACACAAGGTCGACGGGGTCGCCGTCGGGGCTTCCGAAATGAATAGGAGTCGCTAATCGCGTGAACGACGCGACAGGACACGAGATCGATTGGAACACAGCATGCGGGACGGCGATACCGTGGCCAATACCTGTTGCGCCGCTACTTTCGCGCTTCCAGAGGCGCCGAAAGACAGCCCGATCATCGAGCCCAGTTCTTTGCGCAATCTTGACAGCAATCTTCGACAGTGCCGAGCGCTTTCCCTTTGTCATAAGGTCAAGGAAAATAACTTCCTTCGATAGGTTTCTGAAAATCATCATGGTCGCCCCTAAGCCGAGCCGCGCAAGTGCAATCAAAGTGCGTTTGGCACTCCGTCTGCAGCGGTGTCACATTGAATTGAGGTGCTGGCGGACCCGGACGTGAAGTCAGAAGAGTTCGCGTCCGGGCTAGAGGCCTGCTTTGAGGCGTCCTGGGTCTCGCTGGTGCATGTAAATAATCATAGTAACTAAAAGATGGTGAGAGATTTTTTGAAATCAAGTGAGTGTAAAAAATCTAGGATCACAGTTGAGTTCGCGATCGCGCGTTAAGTTTACTTTCGGTTAGCGGCCCGGCGGATAGGAATATCCTTCCATTATGCAATAGCGGTTGTGGGCCGAACCAATTCAAATGCACAAATACTGCACTGAAATGCCAGTTTATTTCGTTGGACTAATGTTACTCCTGGCTCTTGAATGGCTATACCCGACAGGTCGTGCAGGCAGCCGAGCTGCGGGAATGTAGGCGGTCGCCAGTTTGAACGAAAAAAGGATGTCTCTCGATGAAAAAACTTCTCCTCGTACCTGTTCTGACACTGGCCAGTTCGCTTTGTGCTATGGCGGCGGATGACGTCGCAAAATCGCCACCGGCCGCCCCTTATCAGCAGGTTAGCAAGCTGGTGAAATTACCTGACTTCCTGCCAGGAATGGGCCAGCTCTTCGTCGATCCAACGACATTGCCGGCCGGTCCGTTCCTCGCATACGATCACGACGGAAAGCTGGTCAGCACGATCTATATGTTGCCGACCAAGGATCTTAATCCGGACAAGTCATTCGATAACCTTGCAGCGCCCGGCGGGAACGTCGACCACGTCGATGTCTACTACAATGCCGGCCATCCAGGTGTCGAAGAACCGCATGTTCATGTGGTGCTGTGGCATGTCGCAGCGGCCGGCGAAGAAAGTGTCGCCAAATGACGGTCGTGCGGCGTGACGTGCTGGGCTTGGGCGGTGGGCTACTCGCCGCCCTTTCCCTGTCCAGGCGAGATGTATGGGCCGAAGAGGTGGTGGAGATTAGGATGCAGGGGCGTGCCGATGGCTCGCATGTTTGGTTCGATCCTATCGGTGTTCTCATCAAACCCGGTCAGATGGTCCGTTGGATCAACCTCAACCCCGGCAATTCGCATACGACGACCGCCTATCACCCAGCAAACTTCGGGAGACCGCTCCGCGTTCCTGAAACGGCAAAATCCTGGGATTCAGACTACCTTCTGCCTGACGAGAGCTTTTCCGTGACCTTCACTGAGCAAGGGGTTTACGACTATTATTGCGTTCCCCACGAGCACGCTGGAATGGTCGGTCGCATTATCGTCGGCAAACCAGAAGCACATGGCGGCTGGATGGAGCAGGTTGCTGCAAGCCGCGGCCTCCCGGATGAGGCCCTCAAAGCGTTCCCAACGGTAGAAGAGATAATGGCGAAGCGGCTAGTCCGTCAGGCTTAGAGAGTGGCGTCGACGGGTTCGGCTGTTGTCTACCGACAAAGGCGAATAAAACAAGACGGTGCGTACGGGGGACCGGAGTTTCCTGACGCCCGTCGGTGAATAGGGGGTGGATGACCATGACAAACATGGCGTTTCAGAAAGAGATTTTGCTGCAATCGAAGGCGGAGCACAGCGGTCGCGATGAGGCAGCCCAACAGCGCGAGCGCGCGATGAATCGGCTTGCGTCCTTGGGCGAGATGACCAGCGGTATTACTCACGATTTCAGAAATCTCCTAGCAATCATCGAATCCGGCCTGAGGCTCGCCGAGCAAAAAGCCCACCAACCGGAGAGCGTGCGCGCCTATATCGCCGCGGCCCGGGAAGGGGTCGACCGAGGTGTCGAGCTGACATCCCAGTTGCTCACGTTTGCGAACTTCAAGGAACTCGAAGTTCAGGCATCGGATCTGAATGAACTCGTCAAGTCTTTCGAGGCTTTCCTCAAATATGGCGCTGGGCCACGCACCCGCGTTATGATCGAAATCGGCTCCGGCATCCCAAGATGTCTAATCGATCCGTCGTTGTTCGACGCCGCCGTGCTTAATCTTGTCCTTAACGCTCGGGATTCCATGCCAAACGGCGGCGAGATTTGGATCAAAACAGATCGATTTGTCGAGACCGCTTCTCCGCCCGGCCAGGAGCCGCCACGAACCTATGCGCGCCTTCGCGTCATGGACCGCGGCTGTGGCATGCCGTCGGAAATCTTGCAAAAAGTGCTGGACCCGTTCTTCACGACGAAGGGCGAGAACGGAACCGGAATGGGATTAGGGCAGGTGCATGCAACGATGCAGATGGTTGGGGGCCATCTACGCATTGCCAGTGAGCGAGGAACCGGAACCACGGTCGATCTTCTGTTTCCATCGATCGAAGCGACCGCTTAGGCCTCCATGTTGGCCTGGGAGATGGCGCGTAGCCCCGCCAGGGCAGGGCCTACTACGCTCTCGTCAGCAGTTGCAGACCTCACTGTGTAAACCGGGTAGGAGAATTGCGGCATTTCAGGAACGAGGTGAAGCTGCCCCGCCGCTATGTACGGCTCCACCGCGCCCATCCTGAAATACCCGGAGCCACCGTTCGCAAGAACATAGCTGAGTGCTAGAGGGCCGAGATCAAATGAGAGGTCCGGTGTGACATCCGGGAAACTCATGTCGTGGTGCAGCACGAAATCCGGCCCCCAATCCATATAGACGTAGTTCGTCTCCTCAAGGCGCTCCGCACCGGGTTCGGTTGTCACAAGCACGAGCTTTTCTTCCATTAGCAAATCGATTTTGAGGCCGGGGCGATGTTGTGGCGCATACATGATCGCCACATCGACTATCCCGGAAGCGACCTGATTGATCAGGTCCTGAGGCACGTCGACATGTACGCGCAGCGCGATATCAGGAAGGGACTGACGAATCCAGCTGACCCAGTTCAGCAGGAGTGGTTGCGCAAGCGTGACCTCGCTGCCGACCGTCACGACCGCTCGGCGGCCCGCCGGCACCGCGACCTGTTGACGAGTGCGCTGCCATAACTGGACGAACGTTGGCGCGTGGCGCAGGAACTGCTCGCCAGCCGGCGTGAGAGACGCTCCGCTTTTATTCCGAATGAAGAGCGGTCGGCCAAGCAATTGCTCGAGGTTACGAATCCGCGCGCTGACGGTCGTCTGAGCAACGTTCAAGCGCTCGGCGGCGCGAATAAAACTTCCCGTTGAAACTATCTCCAAGAACGTACGAGCGAGTTCAATGTCCATCGAGGTATAGCATAAAAATTGCGCTTAAATGTCAATCAAATTCGTTTGCCAAATACTGGTTTCGCGGTAAACTTTGGTGAATGTTCAGATGCTCGCTCTGCGCAGTCAGTTGTCTTACTCTGACTCGTCTTCTCGCCCGCCGCATTTCCTAGCAGCGCGATCGGACAACCCGCGTCGATCAGAGAACAGAGCCAGGCGACATTGGTCTTCGCGACTTCATCACAAGGCTTTTCGCGGTGGGGGCAGCAGGCACTTCGCCTCTCGCCGCGGCGGCGGAGTTTTCGGACGAGCCAGTTGGACGGTTGCGACAACCGATAAGTGGGCGCGACCGACACCACGACAGTCGCCGGAGATCCTCACAC contains these protein-coding regions:
- a CDS encoding DUF5602 domain-containing protein — translated: MKKLLLVPVLTLASSLCAMAADDVAKSPPAAPYQQVSKLVKLPDFLPGMGQLFVDPTTLPAGPFLAYDHDGKLVSTIYMLPTKDLNPDKSFDNLAAPGGNVDHVDVYYNAGHPGVEEPHVHVVLWHVAAAGEESVAK
- a CDS encoding carboxymuconolactone decarboxylase family protein, with the translated sequence MSETMYPSSTREFAQKRRELAPETEAAFQAFSQKVFAEGALPTKVKQLIAVAVAHVTQCPYCIRGHTKAALRQGASREELMEAIWVAAEMRAGGAYAHATLAIAEMETSASPKNT
- a CDS encoding plastocyanin/azurin family copper-binding protein; protein product: MQGRADGSHVWFDPIGVLIKPGQMVRWINLNPGNSHTTTAYHPANFGRPLRVPETAKSWDSDYLLPDESFSVTFTEQGVYDYYCVPHEHAGMVGRIIVGKPEAHGGWMEQVAASRGLPDEALKAFPTVEEIMAKRLVRQA
- a CDS encoding LysR family transcriptional regulator encodes the protein MDIELARTFLEIVSTGSFIRAAERLNVAQTTVSARIRNLEQLLGRPLFIRNKSGASLTPAGEQFLRHAPTFVQLWQRTRQQVAVPAGRRAVVTVGSEVTLAQPLLLNWVSWIRQSLPDIALRVHVDVPQDLINQVASGIVDVAIMYAPQHRPGLKIDLLMEEKLVLVTTEPGAERLEETNYVYMDWGPDFVLHHDMSFPDVTPDLSFDLGPLALSYVLANGGSGYFRMGAVEPYIAAGQLHLVPEMPQFSYPVYTVRSATADESVVGPALAGLRAISQANMEA
- a CDS encoding helix-turn-helix domain-containing protein; protein product: MITGSQCRAARALIDFSRERLAISAGVSIETIVHFERKLAKPSEDDVFALQSALETAGAVFISDNGRGIGVRLKFTKSEAKRISILENEGGIVASDRVP
- a CDS encoding PTS sugar transporter subunit IIA, producing the protein MMIFRNLSKEVIFLDLMTKGKRSALSKIAVKIAQRTGLDDRAVFRRLWKRESSGATGIGHGIAVPHAVFQSISCPVASFTRLATPIHFGSPDGDPVDLVFTLLWPRVAAATFLPALAQLCRVVRAPRIRKGLRLARSSDEVMAILDGDQRATNERSISDRAATWVSLS
- a CDS encoding two-component system sensor histidine kinase NtrB encodes the protein MTMTNMAFQKEILLQSKAEHSGRDEAAQQRERAMNRLASLGEMTSGITHDFRNLLAIIESGLRLAEQKAHQPESVRAYIAAAREGVDRGVELTSQLLTFANFKELEVQASDLNELVKSFEAFLKYGAGPRTRVMIEIGSGIPRCLIDPSLFDAAVLNLVLNARDSMPNGGEIWIKTDRFVETASPPGQEPPRTYARLRVMDRGCGMPSEILQKVLDPFFTTKGENGTGMGLGQVHATMQMVGGHLRIASERGTGTTVDLLFPSIEATA
- a CDS encoding ABC transporter ATP-binding protein, coding for MPRTLTGFIFTMGSVHQTMLLLLSIFLFTVSILPLEVQRRIINGAAEGSGVNSILVLALAYLALVLTEGGVKLVLNIYRGWIGEVAIRWLRMAVLDARKQRVDEQTTLAEGVEISIVLAEAEPVGGFIGTSISEPVLQVGVLAAVGSYMIYLQPFLALAVAAVFIPQVILVPILQSLINQRAKTKITVMRHLSEEMVEHDSSPKASNNQAAHVQRLFSTNMSIYKLKYSLNFLINLMLHLGFAGIFALGGYYVITGKTEIGTVVAFIVGLNRISDPWGALVDWYRDLKVTQVKYGLIRDASVVETSDEPRSDAVVPT
- the rnk gene encoding nucleoside diphosphate kinase regulator, with amino-acid sequence MKKHVKNPRMPSIVIGETDHERLNNLVFGGAGRLPEISDGLLRELERARVVADVSVPWNVVRMGSTVEYETDTGDARRVTLVFPKDADISEGKISILTPIGTALLGLAAGQTMHWTARDDRQHKLTVLAVTGMS